From the genome of Pseudomonas putida:
CCGAGCTGATCACCCAGAGCTCGCCGGGCGACCTGTTCGTGACCCGCAACGTCGGTAACGTGGTACCGCCCTATGGCCAGATGAACGGTGGTGTTTCCAGCGCCATCGAATACGCCGTGCTGGCGCTGAAAGTGCACCACATCATCATCTGTGGTCACTCCGACTGCGGCGCGATGCGAGCCGTGCTCAACCCGCACTCGCTGGACAAGATGCCGACCGTCGGTGCCTGGCTGCGCCATGCCGAGGTCGCGCGCACCGTGGTCGAGAACAACTGCTCCTGCGGCAGCGAGCACGAGACGATGAAGGTGCTGACCAAGGAAAACGTCATCGCCCAGTTGCATCACCTGCGCACCCACCCTTCGGTCGCCTCGCGCCTGGCGGCCGGTGAGTTGTACATCCACGGCTGGGTCTACGACATCGAGACCAGCAAGATCGAAGCCTACGACGCGGCCAGCGATAGCTTCCTGCCCCTGGCTGCCGGCGAGCCGGTCCCCTGCGCCACTCCGAGAGGCCGCTACTAAGCGACCCTTGCACCGCTAGAACCTTGATAGCCGGCTGCACCCCATGAGGGTGTGGCGCGGCCTTCGGCTGCCTTGAATTCCCTGACTGCCCTGCCGGCATGCTCGCTGGCGGCCCGCGCCTGCGCGTTCGTCAGGGGCCCACGTGCCCACGGCCATCGGATTGGCCGTGCGACAGAGAAAGGAGAAATAGGGTGAACATTACACAGTTGAAAGCGGCCCTGCCGCGTGAGTTGTTGGCGTCGGTGGT
Proteins encoded in this window:
- a CDS encoding carbonic anhydrase produces the protein MPVKDPSKVVPQAPAESADAALKHIVDGFLRFHHDVFPEQQELFKKLATAQTPRAMFITCADSRIVPELITQSSPGDLFVTRNVGNVVPPYGQMNGGVSSAIEYAVLALKVHHIIICGHSDCGAMRAVLNPHSLDKMPTVGAWLRHAEVARTVVENNCSCGSEHETMKVLTKENVIAQLHHLRTHPSVASRLAAGELYIHGWVYDIETSKIEAYDAASDSFLPLAAGEPVPCATPRGRY